Below is a window of Sulfitobacter sp. SK012 DNA.
GGATTCGCGGTAATGTCTGCCGTCCACATCGACCATATGCACGGCTGCGCCTGCCGTGCCGTAGTGAACGCGGTTGCCCCACAGCTCCAGATCATTTGCACCGTTGCGGCTGCATAGGGTTATGCTGCGGTTGGCGCGCGCGATTGTATCTTCGACCAATGCGCGGGGAAACCGGATGCGTCCGTCGTCGCCCTCAATGGCACCAGCTGCAGTTAGGTATGCCACGCCCGAGGGTGGTGCGTCGGCCAGCCCAATGCGTTCAAGCGCGTCAAGGGCGGCACTGTGGATTTGTGCCATATCGGTATCGCTGAGCGGGCGGTATGCGCCACCCTGCATACCGGGGCGGATTGGCCGGAGGTGATCGGCTAGGGGGGCTGCGCGGGCGGCACGGCGCGCGGCGCGGCCACCTGAGCGGCCAGGGGGAGAGATAGCGGAATGTTCGGTCATAAATAGAGGTCCATGGATTGCGGAAAAAGAGCAGGGTGGCGTTCAAACAACTAAGTCTGGCGCGCCCCGTGCTGCACGTCCGCGCTCCGCCCCAATGGTGCGGATGATCAGTGCTATCATACAAATACTGTGCTGCATGGCTCTGTCCTCTTTGCTAAGCCAAGGCTGGCAACGCAAGGTCCGCGGTTCTGTCCTATTTGCGACCTATGGTATGTTTGCGACATGAAATGCACATGGCCCAAAAAGGGGGCAGATCGCCCAATGGGGTGATTTTCGGCGCAAAATTTGCTTATCGCAACAGTTTGGACAGCAAATGCAAAATCCCACCCCTGTTGGCGTTTAGGCCTCGGGATGGGTTAGATCTTGTGGGGTGGGCAGAACCTGTGTGCCGCGCGAGGAAGAGGGCCGGTGTTAACCCGCACGCCCTTCTGCATATTTACACAGACGCTCCAACGCTGCGACAAAGCTGTCATCTGCGATGGTCATCGCCACACGCACATGGCCCGCTGCGGCATCTCCAAAGCTCTCGCCCGGCATCACTGCGATATGCTCTGCATCCAGCAGATCATTGGCGAAGTCTTCACCGCTAAGTCCAGTGCTGCGGATATCGAGCATCAGATACATCGCTCCTTGTGCCGGAACGAGCGACACGGCATTCTGTTTCGCAATAACCTCTTTTGCAAGTGCGCGGCGGCGCCGGAAGGGGGCGGCGATTTCTTCTTCCAGTTCGGCACCCTGTTCCAGCGCAAAAGCGGCGGCATCCTGAATGTAGCCCGGCACGCCGTAGGTCGTATTGGTGGCAAGATCAATTAGGTACGCAATGATGTCGGGTGGCCCAACAATCCAGCCACAGCGCGAGCCCGTCATGGCATGGGATTTTGACATTGATCCACAGACAAGTGTCCGCTCAGCCATACCGGGTAGGGCGCGGGGGCTGATATGTTGTCCCTCCCAAACCTGCGAGTCATAAACCTCGTCCGAGATGAGCCAAAGATCATGGTCAATGCAGACCTGCGCGATGCCGTCCATCGTGGCTTGGGAATAGACCACGCCGGTTGGGTTGTTGGGTGAGTTGATCAGCAGTGATTTTGCGCCCTCAGCGGCGGCAGCAATGTCACTGGCGCGGGGCTGAAAGGCGTCGTCGGCTCTGGTCGCAATACGCCGCGGCTGTGCCGAGACGCTGCGCAGGGTACCGGGGTAAGTCGCGTAATAGGGGTCTAGATACAGGGCCACATCACCGGGATCAGTGACGGCGACATGGGCAGCAAAGAGCGCCGATTGCCCCCCGGGCGTA
It encodes the following:
- a CDS encoding pyridoxal phosphate-dependent aminotransferase gives rise to the protein MKPSQRITTLLGGGSDGWDVFNKARDMIADGVPVTELTIGEHDIRTAAPILQEMHRAAMAGHTGYASVPGTSKLRDIVAARYTDRTGVPTTRDNVLITPGGQSALFAAHVAVTDPGDVALYLDPYYATYPGTLRSVSAQPRRIATRADDAFQPRASDIAAAAEGAKSLLINSPNNPTGVVYSQATMDGIAQVCIDHDLWLISDEVYDSQVWEGQHISPRALPGMAERTLVCGSMSKSHAMTGSRCGWIVGPPDIIAYLIDLATNTTYGVPGYIQDAAAFALEQGAELEEEIAAPFRRRRALAKEVIAKQNAVSLVPAQGAMYLMLDIRSTGLSGEDFANDLLDAEHIAVMPGESFGDAAAGHVRVAMTIADDSFVAALERLCKYAEGRAG